The window CTTGACGCGACTCCAGTCGGCAGCGTTAAAGGCTTCGATGTGATCGCGGCTAATCTTGGTGAGATCCTTGCTTGCCATGGTGCCCTCCTAACCAATTGCTCCACCGGACTGGGTTCGACTTGCCGATGCGCGAAGGGGGATTCCTGCGACGCCCATCCCAGGCTGAAACGTCCGTTATTATCCCAGGAGGGGTGCCGCGCTTACAAGCCCCGCCCGCCATCTTTGGTTGGGAGTCCCAAGGGTGTAAGCTGCTCGCCAGCCATGGATGCCGTTCCTGCCCCGAACGAGAGAAGCTGAGGTGCCCCTCATGAGCCGACTCGCGGCCCTGCCCCTGATTCTCTCAACCCTAATCCTCGCAGGCTCGGCGGTCGGCGCCGCGGACAAGCCCGCCCCGACCGCTGGCGCGAGCGATCAAATCACGGAGACGCTCCTCTCCGCTATGAAGGCGCAGAACTACTCGGCGGCGTTCGGGATGTTCGACGCGACGATGAGAAGCGCCGTGTCCGAGGAGAAGCTCCGGACGGTATGGTCGGCACAGCTCGGCACGTTCGGGCCGCTGGTTTCCTGGAGGATCACCCAGTCCGCCCAGGCTCAGGGCCTCGATGTCCGCATCGCATTGCTGAAATTCGACCACGGCGAGCTCCAGGCGACCGTGGCCATTCATCCCGATACGCAAGAGGTGGCCGGATTCGTCATCAAACCGGTGCCCTCCCCCGCTAAGCCCGCCCCGCCGGCGCTCTATGTCCATCCTTCGGATTTTCGCGCTGTGGACGTGTCGGTCGGCACCGCGCCCTTTGTCCTGGGTGGAACTCTCACGGTACCAGTGGGGCTCGGCCCCTTCCCGGGTGTCGTACTCCTACACGGCTCGGGACCCCAGGATAGGGATGAGACCATCGGAGCGAGCAAGGTCTTCAAGGATCTGGCCGAGGGACTAGCATCCCGCGGAATCGAAGTGCTTCGCTACGACAAGCGAACGTTTGTATACGGGCCCCAGCTCGGCGACAGCATTTCCGTGGACGATGAAGTCACAGTGGACGCAGTCGCCGCGGTCGCCGCGCTGCGAGCCCGGCCGGAGATCGATCCTCAGCGCGTTTTCGTCATCGGCCACAGCCTGGGCGCTCTCCTGGCCCCCGAGGTGGCGGTTCGATCGGAGCACGTTGCGGGCGTCGTCCTGCTGGCACCTCCGGGGCGCGCGCTATGGGACGTCGCACTCTCGCAGATGCGCTATGTCGGTGCGCCTCCGAAGGACATCGCGGAGGCTGAGCGCAAGGTGGCCCAGATCAAGGATGGGACTCTCGGCGCGGAGCGGTTTCTGGGAGCGCCTCAGAGCTATTGGAAGGATCTAGCGGCACACGATGGGATCGCAATGGCCAAGAAGCTCGCGAAGCCCATACTCCTGTTGCGAGGAGGTCGCGACTATCAGGTGATCGAGGAAGACCTTGAAGCGTGGCGGCGCGGTCTGGCCGGTACGCCGAATGTCGAGATCGTGACCCTCACCGGCTTGAACCATCTTTTCATCTCAGGGAGCGGGAGGCCTGGGCCCGGCGAATACGGAAAACCCGACCATGTGGACGGCAGCGTCATCGACAAGCTCGCCGCCTTCATTGCACCGGGAAAGGCCGAATAGCCACCGTTAGAACCCGCTCCCGGCCTCGCATTCATACCGAAATGGATACGGCGGATCGGCGGTGCCACCGATCCGCCGCCCACGGACCGCTAGTGGCTGCAGCTAACCGTCTGGCAGCCCCCCGAAAACACGCATTTCGTACCACTGGGCACCCACGATCTTCGCGTTCCTCCGGCAGGCGGCTCGAGACCTGGAGAATGGGCGGATTCAGCCCGATTTGCTA of the Candidatus Eisenbacteria bacterium genome contains:
- a CDS encoding alpha/beta fold hydrolase, producing MPFLPRTREAEVPLMSRLAALPLILSTLILAGSAVGAADKPAPTAGASDQITETLLSAMKAQNYSAAFGMFDATMRSAVSEEKLRTVWSAQLGTFGPLVSWRITQSAQAQGLDVRIALLKFDHGELQATVAIHPDTQEVAGFVIKPVPSPAKPAPPALYVHPSDFRAVDVSVGTAPFVLGGTLTVPVGLGPFPGVVLLHGSGPQDRDETIGASKVFKDLAEGLASRGIEVLRYDKRTFVYGPQLGDSISVDDEVTVDAVAAVAALRARPEIDPQRVFVIGHSLGALLAPEVAVRSEHVAGVVLLAPPGRALWDVALSQMRYVGAPPKDIAEAERKVAQIKDGTLGAERFLGAPQSYWKDLAAHDGIAMAKKLAKPILLLRGGRDYQVIEEDLEAWRRGLAGTPNVEIVTLTGLNHLFISGSGRPGPGEYGKPDHVDGSVIDKLAAFIAPGKAE